Within Exiguobacterium sp. BMC-KP, the genomic segment GACATTCATCAGACGAATCAAAACGTTTTTTGTCGTTTTCGACCGTACTGGAACAACACTTTCACTATCTTGGTCGTCATTCACCGTACTGAAACTACACTTTTGAAGTATTGGTCGCCTTTCACCGTACCGGAGCGACATTTTTAAGATTTCCTGGGATTTCTCAAATTTTTTTTAGGACATCCCGCGACAAGATTTGTCGTCTTTCACCGTACCGGAACGACACTTTTTCTTGTTCTGGTCGCCCAGCGCCGTACCGGAACGACACTTTCGGCGTTCTGGTCGCCTTTCACCGTACTGGAGCGACATCCATCAGTCAGAAAGCCTTGAAAATACTGGCGAAGAGGGGCCACCGATGGCTCCATGTCGGGATTCCGACGATTTTGGTCGTTTTCGACCGTACCGAAATGACATCTTTTCCCCCCCTGGAAACGGCTTCATATCAACGTTTCTGGCGCATTGGTCGTTTTTCACCGTACCGGAGACGCGTTTTGACAGTTCTCCTCAAGGACAGGATACTAGGCTTAATAGTCCAGAGTAGGGGAGGTGTAGGCAATGTCGATGAATCAGCAGAATAGACACGTATTGGTCGCGAACAAGGTGTTGATCGCCATGAGCGGTCTGACGCGTTGGACGAAGCGAGAAGAAAGCTTCATGTATGAGCAGCATCACTATAACATCCCAGGACCGTTCCTCGCCCTGAAATGGACGAAGTCGCGGATCCGTCATCTTCTCACGCTTCTCTCGCATTGTGACGACAAGGGCATGCTGTCCCTCGTCGAGAGCGAGGCGCTCGCGGACCATGCCCGGACCTCCGTCCGTTCGTTGCACGACAACCTCCGTCTGTTCGAGCAGGCGGGGCTCATCCGCTATGACTTCCATTTCACCGGCGTCCTGTCGATCGAGCTCATCGACTATCTCTCCAACTATCGTGACCTCACGGAAGAATCCGGCAGTATCGGTTCGAAGACGGGATATACCTCCATCTGGTGTGGGATGATCCGTCATCTCATGGAGATCGACCACGTCAACATCCTGCGCGTGGCATTGCGTGCCCTCGTGCAGGTGGAACGGGACATCCATGTCCAATCCCAGGAGAAGGCCATCCTCACCTATGACGAGGTGAAGGGCTTCCTCCCTCGCTATTGTGGCCATCGTCTCGCGGTGAAGGGCATGCTCGACCAGCTCTCACGCCTCTTCGACGTGCAACTCGTCGAGGACACGAAGGACTTCCTGTCGGCCGTCAAGGACAACATCTCGCTCAAGCGACGCATACATACCGTCACACGTCCGCTCATGTTCCAGATGAAGATCGGGGAGCAGGTCGACAGCAGACGCATCCGCGAGGCGGAACGCGCGAGCACGCTCATCGGTTGGTTCGACCTTCGTGAGGTGGCTCGTGACTTCGTCGACTTCGACCTGCTCGAGGTACCGCAGTCCTCCCTCAAGTCGCTCAGCGACACATACGGGTTCGAGGCCTGTGACGAGGTCCTGCGTTCGATCCGGAACGACTTCCTCCGCTACGGCGAACGCCTGCAGGAGACGGACGTCTATAGTCTCTTCTTCCAGTCCCCGGTCCTCTATCTCAATGAGCGTCTGAGACGACTCTCGGAAAAATTGGCCATCGCATGATGGTCTATTTGTCATGCCCTTTTCTGAAAAAAATGATGAAAACGAGGCAAATCACCCCTGATATCGGCGTCATCGGCCTCGAAAAAGAGAGTCTCCGCATCCAGGATATCCGTCCAGACGATTTTTAGAATGTGTCATACCGTTCAGGAAAAAAAACAAATATACAGGACATAAAAAAAGCTAGTGGATGCAGAGAAACGACTCATATTGAACGAAAACGAGCAGTCAGGGCGCATAATCCAGATAAAGGCGAACTTCTCCAAATCATCATGTCTCTTTATCGGACTTCGATTTCGAAAGGGAACGTTGGTATCACGGGCTCCATGATCGATTCACGTTTTCCAATTCTTTTTAATTCTTTTTTAATCCCTTCAATCTCCTAGAATGTCTGTAATGATGATAATCTGGTTAACCCTCATGTCATCATCTTGGAGAGGAGAACCCCTCTCTGGTGATCGAAGTTCGAGAAGACTAAAAAACATGTTGTATACATTTCGATGTCGAAATGTATACAACTTAAATATAGTGTATACATATGAATTTCATAAAAAATCGATATCGAACGATAAAAATGGTTGTCTTCAATCCTCTCGTATGTGATGATGGAGACAGAAAGGGGAGAGATGATGAACATTCTGACGTTCTACATATCAAAGGGAGGTTCCGGGAAGACGACCTGTTCCCTCAACATGGGGCATGCACTCGGTGAACTCGGACAACGCACCCTGCTCGTGGACCTCGATCCACAAGGTTCCCTCAGCAAGCTGATGCTGAAGGAGTCCGATACGATCAAATACATGACGCTCTTCGACGTCCAGGCGCGCGGACTCGCCATCGAAGAGATTTTGTTCGACGACGAGAGACACAACATCAGCCTTCTCCCCTCGAACGAACGGAACGCACGACTCATCAACCTGATATCGGAACAGGACAAACTCTTCCTGTTGAAGGATCTGCTCGCACCGCTCGCGGAGGAGTTCGACTGGATCATCCTCGACTCCGTCCCGTCGATCAACGAGCTGTCGAAGGTCGTCCTGTCCTGCGCGGACCATGTCATCGTGCCCTTCATGCCGAAGAAGCTCGTCTTCGACCAGCTCGGGAGCACCATCCGGACGATCCGGCAGGTGAAGAAGTACTATAACGACTCGCTCGAGCTGACGGGCATCATGCCGGTCGCCTTCGACGCGGGACTGAAGGCCGATCGCGATTACGCGGAGGCCATGGGACGACTCGCAGAGGAGGAGGGGCTCGACGTGCTCCCATCCGTCAGACGTGCAGCCTTCATCGAGAAGGCCGCCGACAACGGGAAGAGCGTGCTGCAGTACAAGTCGAAGGAAGGGCAAGAGCTCGCCGCACCATTCAGGGAGCTCGCCCGTCGCATGGTCGAGGGAGGGAAGGACGCATGAAGGCACGGAACAAGCAAATCCATAAGATCAAGCCCCAGGAGCAACATCCGTATCGGAGCGGGTTGACGGACATCGGCTCCGTCGTCCAGAAGCTCCCCGTGTCGAAGGACCTCGAGAACCTCGCGATCGAGATCAAGGAGCTCGCGCGCGTGCAGACGATATCGGTCTTCGAGATCGGCAAACGCCTCTCGATAGCGAAGTCGGAGATGCACGATGGAAAGGAATGGCAAGGGTTCCTCGAGACGGTCCAGATGTCGAACTCGCTCGCCTCGAGGTACGTCAAGGCCTATGACACGCTCCAACCGTTCGAGGAGTCGCTCGGGAAGCTGCCGGCCTCGAAAATCTTCGAGCTCATGTACGTCGAGGACCCGGAGGACGTCGTGCTCAACGGCCTACCCGTGGAAGGCGGGCGGAAACCGATAGAGGAGGCGACCGTACGTGAACTCCGGGCTAGCCGCTCTACCACGTCGGGCGTGAAGGTCAGCGCCTTCCGTCAGAAGAAGACGACGTCGACGGTCCTGTCGGCACGCGTGCCGACGGACACATCGGAACGCCTCCATGCGCTCGCGAGCGCACGAGGGCTCAGCATCAGCGAATATTTGTCACGATTGATAGAGGAATCGCTCGACCACGACATCGTGGAGGGCTCAGGTGAGATGGAAGGGGAAGAGAGACCATGAAGAAAATCGCGTTATACAACCGTAAGGGCGGGGTCGGGAAGTCGACGACGACGATCAACCTCGCACATGCCTACGCCAGGGAGGGTCTCCGTGTACTCGTGATCGACGCGGACGACCAGGCGTCGACCTCGAATGGTCTCGGGCTGACCGAGGACTATCCAGGGAAGGTGCTGCTCGACTGTCTAATCAACGAGGATGACCCATACTACGCACCGATCGAGCAGGTCATCGTCAACTGCGAGTACGAGACGGGGACGGTCCATCTCGTACCGACGCGTCGCTCCGCCTCGCCGACCGGCCTGACGAGCCAGATGGGCTATGAGTTCCGCCTGAGGGAAGAGCTCGCACGCGTCGAGGAATTGTTCGACGTCTGCCTCATCGACTGCCCGGGATCGACGTCCGCCCTGAACCCCTATGCCCGCTGCGCATTGGTCGCACAGGACATCATCGTGATGCCGGTACAGATGCAGAAGTTCTCGATGGACGCCGTCTACACGGCACCTGAGGAGCTCGAGGAAATCAGACGCTACAAGGAGGACATCCACATCGCGGCCTTCGTGCCGACGATGGTCGGGACGCGCTCGCGTGGGGACCTGACGACGGTCGAGGAACTCGTCGACCTCGGACGGGAAGTCGGCATACCCGTGTTGACGACGATCCCATACATGGTGAAGGTACAGTCGCTACAGCGTGAGTCCCGCCCGGTCATCGACCACAAGGGTCCGGCCACGGACGCGTACCTGAAGCTCGCGGAGGAGGTGCTCGCATTATGAGTCGCAAGAAGAACGCACCGAAGTTCTCGAGCTTCCAGGCGAACGGCGCGCTCCCTGAGGCGACGAACCCGAACACGGACGCACGTGGGGAGAAGGTCGACGCCGTCAAGAAGTTCTCCTCGCCGACGAGCGTCGCGAACCCGTATCAATCCCTGTCCGCGACCTCGTTATCCCGCGTCGTGACGAAGAAGCTACCCGAGAACATGGACGGGTTGGTCCAGTACTACAACCACATCGATGCCATCCATGCGACGAGCTTCGTCGAGAAGTGCCGCGTGCTCGCGCACGCCAACGCCATCTTCCGCTACGAGGGGACGCGTGACGGCTTCCGGCAGGAGGAGGGCGGATGGCTCGAGTTCGTCGGGCGCATCGGCCTGTCGCAGTCACAGGTGAGCCGCTTCGTCTCGTTCTGGAACGTGTTCGGCGAGGAGTTGCTCGTCCGCGCGGTCGAGGAGGAGCTGACGGCGTCGAAGCTCGCCGAGCTGCTGTCCTGGCCGGAGGACCCACGGGCGGTCATGCTCGAGGGGCGTACATACCAGGTCGGGGACGGGGAGAAGACCGTCTACGAGATGACGCGGGAGGAGCTCCGCGAGGTCAAGCGGATGCTAGGCGACCGCAAGGAGCGTCGTGTCATCGAGCAGCCTACCAAGAGTCGTCCCGTCAAGCTTCGGATCGACTTCGGCGACGACGATCCGTTGTTGAAGAACCTACAGGAACGTGCGAAGGAAGAGGGCAGCAGCCCGGAGGACATCATCCGGCTCGCGCTCGAGCAATATCTGCGCTGAGGCGCTGCGAAGAAGACAGGCATCCGTTGAGAGGGTGTCTGTTTGCGTCTTCCGGAAAAAATAGGGGTATAGTTATAAAATCCAAGCATTTTGTGGATTTTCTGATGAAATGGATTGTCTTTATTTTCAATATATGTGTAAGATTTAGATGAGACGAAGTGGCCATCATGGGATTGTCACACAAGAATTTTGGGAGGAATCACAAGCTATGAACTTCGATAATACGATCGACCTACAACAAGAAATCAAGAAAAGCATCTCCTTGACGGACGGGACGCGAAAGCTGACAATCAAGGGCCAGACGAAGAGTTATCCGGTCTATCAGATACCGCTCGACCTCCTGCTCTATAACCGTCAGAACGGACGTATCATCAGTTCGATGAACCGATACGAGTCGGAAGGGAACGACATCCAGACCCTCTCGAAGGAGGAGTACAACGACCTCGTCGAACAGTTCATCGTCGACTCGAACAGTTCTGCGTTGAACAAGACGAAACAGAACATCGCATTGTTCGGGCAACGTCTACCGGGCGTCGTCCTGAATGACGGGACGGTCGTCGACGGGAACCGTCGCTTCACGTGCCTGCGTCAATTGAAGCGGGAGGGGAAGACGTCGTTCTTCGACGCGGTCATCCTCGACCCTTCTGAAGGCCTCTCGGCCGTCGACATCAAGCGACTCGAGCTCAACCTGCAGCATGGGGAGGAGCGTCCGGTCGACTACAACGCGATCGACAACCTGGTCGAGGTCTACAACGACATCGAGAAGAACAAATACTTCACCGTGAAGGAGTACGCGACGAACACGAACAAGACGGAGACCGACGTCAAGAAGATGCTCAAGAAGGCGAACCTGATGGTCGACTTCCTCGTCTTCATCAACGCGGAAGGAAAGTATTATGTGGCGCGTGACCTCGACCTCGACGGCCCGCTCCAGGAGGTCATGCTCATCCTGAACAAGGAGAAGGACGAGGAGGAATATGAGCGCGTCAAGAGCGCGTTGTTCACTGCCATGACGCTCTCGAAGGAGGGCGATCTGACACGCCACATCCGTCGCATCGGGAAGGAAATCATCCAGGCAGGTAACCGTGAACAGTTCCTCGAGGAATATGAAGACATCGTCGAGGATGTCTACGACGCCTATCAGGGGGAGGCGAACGTGACCGTGAACACGGTCAAGAAAATCAACGAGACCCTCAAGGACGTTCGCGAGGAGGCAGGGGCCATCGTGAGCAATCGCGTCGACGAGACGGTCCTGACACGCGTCAAGATGAAGCCGATCGACTCGCTCAACACCGTCATCCGGACGCTCGACAATGTCGACGCGGACCAAATCGCCCGCATG encodes:
- a CDS encoding ParA family protein, which translates into the protein MMETERGEMMNILTFYISKGGSGKTTCSLNMGHALGELGQRTLLVDLDPQGSLSKLMLKESDTIKYMTLFDVQARGLAIEEILFDDERHNISLLPSNERNARLINLISEQDKLFLLKDLLAPLAEEFDWIILDSVPSINELSKVVLSCADHVIVPFMPKKLVFDQLGSTIRTIRQVKKYYNDSLELTGIMPVAFDAGLKADRDYAEAMGRLAEEEGLDVLPSVRRAAFIEKAADNGKSVLQYKSKEGQELAAPFRELARRMVEGGKDA
- a CDS encoding ParA family protein translates to MKKIALYNRKGGVGKSTTTINLAHAYAREGLRVLVIDADDQASTSNGLGLTEDYPGKVLLDCLINEDDPYYAPIEQVIVNCEYETGTVHLVPTRRSASPTGLTSQMGYEFRLREELARVEELFDVCLIDCPGSTSALNPYARCALVAQDIIVMPVQMQKFSMDAVYTAPEELEEIRRYKEDIHIAAFVPTMVGTRSRGDLTTVEELVDLGREVGIPVLTTIPYMVKVQSLQRESRPVIDHKGPATDAYLKLAEEVLAL
- a CDS encoding ribbon-helix-helix protein, CopG family, encoding MSRKKNAPKFSSFQANGALPEATNPNTDARGEKVDAVKKFSSPTSVANPYQSLSATSLSRVVTKKLPENMDGLVQYYNHIDAIHATSFVEKCRVLAHANAIFRYEGTRDGFRQEEGGWLEFVGRIGLSQSQVSRFVSFWNVFGEELLVRAVEEELTASKLAELLSWPEDPRAVMLEGRTYQVGDGEKTVYEMTREELREVKRMLGDRKERRVIEQPTKSRPVKLRIDFGDDDPLLKNLQERAKEEGSSPEDIIRLALEQYLR